The nucleotide sequence TCCCACTAGCATAGTAGCGTAGCTTGAAGCCTAGTACCAGTACCGACTGTAATAACTACTGACCGGCCTCCTCCATGTGCTCATTCAAGtgtatgagagagagggagtgagtgagaAGAGTGAAAAGAGAGTGAGACACTCCACACCAGTACTGCTAGTGTAGCACAGCGGTACTCAATTTCCTCCGGGATCATAATGCCGTCCCATTGATTCAACACATACAGTGCACATGACGCGATGAATTCGGCCAGTCAAAACCTGTACCACTACCACTATGGTGGCGTCGTCAATGTTTCCATGTGACCCTGGCCAGGCTATGGACATGACGCCATGTATAGTACTCTACTACGGTGGTAACTAAATACTCCGCCAATAATTCAGCACAAAACTAACCAGGGGCTGCAACTGTAGCAAATCTTAGTTACTGTACAgtacaaacatgatttttttttttgcccgTGGTAGTACAAACATGATTAGTTACCGCAAACAATTACTCGACGTACCGTGGATTATACGAGTAGTTAATTAACTCTCGACGTGTTTGTGCATGCAGCTGAGCTGCTGGGGCTACCCCTGCTGCCGTCTAACAACGAGGCCTCCAACGCCGACAGCGACGCCGGCGCGCTGCAGGGCGTGAActacgcctccgccgccgccgggatCCTGGACAACACGGGCCAGAACTTCGTGGGGCGCATCCCGTTCAACCAGCAGATCAAGAACTTCCAGACGACGCTGAACCAGATCAAGGGGAAGATCGGCGCCGGCAAGCTGGCCTCCTCGCTGGGCCGCAGCATCTTCTACGTGGGCATGGGCAGCAACGACTACCTCAACAACTACCTGATGCCCAACTACAACACCCGCAACGAGTACAACGGCGACCAGTACTCCACGCTCCTCGTGCAGCACTACACCAAGCAGCTCACCGTAAGCCATGCATCATTACTACATCTCATGATTCTTCTTAGTAATTGTAAGTTGCATCGTCTCTAAAACCATGTACACGCATGCATATGTACGCAGAGCCTGTACAACCTGGGCGCCCGGAGGTTCGTGATCGCGGGGGTGGGGTCGATGGCGTGCATCCCCAACATGCGCGCGCGGAACCCGACCAACATGTGCTCGCCGGACGTGGACGAGCTCATCGCGCCCTTCAACAGCAAGGTGAAGGGCATGGTGGACACCCTGAACACCAACCTCCCGCGCGCCAAGCTCATCTACATCGACAACTTCGAGATGATCTCCGAGGTGCTCCGGAGCCCCTTTAACTACGGCTTCAGCGTGGTGGACCGCGGGTGCTGCGGGATCGGCCGGAACCGCGGGGTCATCACCTGCCTGCCCTTCCTCCGCCCCTGCCCCAACCGCAACACCTACATCTTCTGGGACGCCTTCCACCCCACCGAGAGGGTCAACGTGCTCCTCGGCAAGGCCGCATACTCCGGCGGCACCGACCTCGCCTACCCCATGAACATCCAGCAGCTCGCCGCGTGGCAGCCGTAGTTTCTTTGAGTGAGGAACTAAGTATCTATAGCTAGCTAGCTACGTGACAGTGTTTCTTCTGTGAGTTAATTACCAGGTTAGATCTGGAGTACCGTGTGCTCAGTTCAGTGTGTCTGTTTTTGATCGATCAGTCATATGAGTGTGTAAGGATCTTCAATGGTGTTGTGGCTGTCATCAATCTAATGATAAATTAAGTAATAATATTAGTAATTATGAGCACCTCTAGTGCCACGGTGTTTGATTGAGATCTTTGCGACCGTACTTAATCACGTGTAAATGCACACAGGCTAAAGCCACTGAACTAAGATTTAGATGGCGGCAATCTAGTTACGCCGAGAAGCACGTAGCGCGTACAGACTGTAAGACGAACACAATGCTGAATCGCTGATGCATTCATCTGCAGTAGCTAGCTCGTGGCCGCGCGGGGGATACAGAATTACGGAGCCGACTCGCGTGCATGCATGGCTTGGTTTTATATCGCCACAGGAAACGGCGCAGAGCTTTTAATCGCTGCCGCCGTCTCTACAGTAGCTCGGCGGCATCGTCGCGGTGAATTTGCTACGAACGGTGGTTTTTCTATTTGCTCACTGCGGAGGCCACAGGCGGTATACTGTGGTTCTCTTGGAACTTGGTGGAACGGGAGCCTGACCAGCTGGATGAGTGTGGCTCGCAATCGCATGTACCGGCATCTCGACAGCTCTTCACTGACGAGGAAAAGCTAAATTCATTTGAGAAAAATAGTAGACACTATTAATACGTTTATAAAGTGTATATAACAAAAGGCGCCCCCGTAGCTCAGTTGGTTAGAGCGTTGGTCTTATGAGCCGAAGGTCGCGGGTTCGAGCCCCGCCGGGAGCATTTTTTCTTTTGCACTTTTCTTTTTTTAAGGTTTTTCCTGCACTTTTCATCACTTCCTTAAAACCTCCAGACACCTTCTTTTCTTATACGAGAAAGTTAACTGGCATATCAAAGTTTTTTATTTCGTGTGGTCCGCTTTTCTTATAAGTCAATCACCGGTTTTTAGGCCCTCCGGTTTTTGGTTTTCGGTTTTCTCGGGATCAATTTTCTTGATCCACTTTTTTCGGGATCAAAGGATCGATCGTTACATTGTTCAATTTTCTCGGGATCGCCATGGAAAGCAAATTCGAATCCTCAAACGCTCACTAACGCGCTCGGGCACTAACTAGTCACGCCTCATATGTTAGCTTCCACAGTCACGCCTTTCATGTCTAAAATCTCAAACCCATGCAATACTGTGTATAAACATGATCAACATGCAGTTCATTGAATCATCATTTCATCGCCAGACAAAAGTACCATAGTTCACCGAAGCACTTTTTCTTTTAgccttttttttgcacttttattTTTTGAGGTTTTTTTTTGCACTTCCCACCACTTACTTAAAACCTCCAACATACCTTCTTTTCTTATATGAGAAAATTAACCGGCATATCAAAGTTTTTTATTTCGAGTGGTCCGCTTTTCTCATATGTCAATCGCCGGTTTTTAGGCCCCCCGGTTTGGTTTTCTCGGGATCAATTGCGATCAGTTTCCTCGATCCACTTTTTTCTGGATCGAAGGATCGATCGCTACATTGTTTAGTTTTCCTAGGATCACCATGGAAAGCGAATTCAGGCCCTCAAACGCTTGCTGACGCGCTCGGTCACTGACCGATCACGCCTCATATATTAGCTTCCACAGCCACGTCTCTCATGTCTGAAATCCCAAACCCATGCAATACTGTGTACAAACATGATCAAACACGTAGTTCACCGGACCATCATTTCATCGCCAGACAAAAGTACCATACTCCATGGGAGTTCATAAGTGGCTAGTGCAAATCCATACTACAAACTACTTAAACATAGATAAAATGTGGAAGGGCggaggaaatcaccatttcctcACCGGCCCCTTACCCTTTTGGTCATCGGTGTGGCTATGCCCCTCCTCCATGTAGGCGTCGGCAAACGCCGGTGCATCATCAGAGTTGGAGGTGGAGCCATCCATCGGTTGGAGTCCTTGGAGCACGCTTGCCTCGAGAGCCTACGGATTTAGGCGGTCCTGCTCCTTCGCATGACGGGCCACCTTTGCCTTGGCCGCTGCCTCCGTGTTTGCTTCACGCTTTGACAACTCGATAGCGAGTCGGAGCACCTTGGCATTCTTGTGGCGGAGGCGCCACACATCCATCTCCACCATCCTGAGAGAGCGGCGGAGGACCGACGCAACGAGCGCGGACTCGGGATCGATTGGCGCAGGGTTAACGCCTCCCCGACACCGCCCTCTCCATCGCTCGTTGCCGCTCGCAATAGACTGCTCGTGCATCAGACTCAGGCATTCTCGTGTGCGTCGGCGCTGCCGCGTGCACGAGGACCAAGTGGTGCCCGGGTACCACTTCCGAAGCAGATGGTACCCGCATTGGTGGTGGTGGGCGGTGTACTGCTACTTGTGATAGGTGTTTGGATTTCGAAGAAGAGGAAGGGTTATgtagtatagtagcagatagtatttcccttagagcatctatagccggactcagcaaatccggcccctcaaacgcccgcggatgcgcccgggcgcgtccgcgggcacTCCCTATATCTGCATCCCCACATCCACGTAAtaaaggggattgacaacccctttattgcgttggttgcgagttctttgtttgtttgtgtaggtgcatgggacttttgaggagcctgctactggattgataccttggttctcaaaaactgaggggaaatacttatgctactattgctgcatcaccctttcctcttcaaggaaaaccaacacaagctcaagacatagcaagaaggatttctggcgccgttgccggggaggtcttcgctcaagtcaagacacaccaagtacccatcacaaacgcatctccctcgcatttacattatttgccatttgcctctcgttttcctctcccccacttcatctttgccgttttattcgctctctctttcccaatcttctcctatctttttccttgccctttttctgtttgcttgtgtgttggattacttgttgccgtggcgcaagataataccaaattgtgtgatttctccaataccaataataatgatttccttagtactccgattgctcctcttaatgatgttgagtcttgtgaaatcaatactgctttgctgaatcttgttatgaaagatcaatttgccggctttcctagtgaagatgccgctacccatctaaacaactttgttaatttgtgtgatatgcaaaagaagaaagatacggataatgatattgttaaattgaagttatttccgttttcacttagagatcatgctaaagtttggttttcatctttgcctaaaaataatattgattcttggaacaagtgcaaagatgcttttatctctaagtattttcctcccgctaagatcatcactcttaggaacgatattatgaattttaaacaacttaatcatgagcatattgcccaatcttgggaaagaatgaaattgatgattcgcaattgccctactcatggtttgaatttatggatgatcatacaattttttttgctggattgaattttgcttctagaaatcttttagattcggccgcgggaggcacgtttatggaactcactttaggagatgctacaaaactttttgataatattatggctaattattctcaatggctcatcgaaagatctactagtaaaaaagtgcatgctatagaagaaattaatgttttgagtggaaagatggatgaacttatgaaattgtttgctactaagaatgctcctcttgatcccaatgatatgcctttgtctactttgattgagaataataatgaatctgtggatgt is from Triticum aestivum cultivar Chinese Spring chromosome 1B, IWGSC CS RefSeq v2.1, whole genome shotgun sequence and encodes:
- the LOC123133672 gene encoding GDSL esterase/lipase At1g71691 is translated as MAASSTSTATVLLLALLACGGATAQVFPRPLFPRAPWNFTFPNGPGDAAGTSGTGATGGGGGGPSVPAMFVFGDSLTDNGNNNDLTSLAKANYLPYGIDFAGGPTGRFSNGYTMVDAIAELLGLPLLPSNNEASNADSDAGALQGVNYASAAAGILDNTGQNFVGRIPFNQQIKNFQTTLNQIKGKIGAGKLASSLGRSIFYVGMGSNDYLNNYLMPNYNTRNEYNGDQYSTLLVQHYTKQLTSLYNLGARRFVIAGVGSMACIPNMRARNPTNMCSPDVDELIAPFNSKVKGMVDTLNTNLPRAKLIYIDNFEMISEVLRSPFNYGFSVVDRGCCGIGRNRGVITCLPFLRPCPNRNTYIFWDAFHPTERVNVLLGKAAYSGGTDLAYPMNIQQLAAWQP